In Struthio camelus isolate bStrCam1 chromosome 4, bStrCam1.hap1, whole genome shotgun sequence, a genomic segment contains:
- the VPS16 gene encoding vacuolar protein sorting-associated protein 16 homolog yields the protein MDCYTANWNPLGEEAFYRKFELYAMEWSLREDLRDCLVAAAPYGGPIALLKNVRKEKSPSARPLLEIYSASGLLLASIPWKSGQLVHLGWTASEDLLCIQEDGTVLIYNLFCEFKRHFSMGNEVLQNHVLEAKVFHTEYGTGVAILTGAHRFSLTTNIDDLKLRRMPEVPGLQKPPSCWAVLSQDRVTIILLAVGQDLYLLDNTSCSVVTPPGMSPTAGAYLRMAVSFNYRCLALFTDTGYIWMGLSTLKEKLCEFNSSIRSPPKQMVWCMRPRSRQRAVVVAWDRQLVVAGNSAECIQFVLDEDSYLVPELDGVRILSRTSHEFLHEIPEASQEIFKIASMAPGALLLEAQKEYEKESQKADEYLREIKDQKLLPEAVSQCIEAAGYEHEPETQKSLLRAASFGKCFIDKFPSESFVRMCQDLRVLNAIRDYQIGIPLTFTQYKRLTIEVLLDRLVLRRLYPLAIRICEYLRLSEIQGVSRILAHWACYKVQQKDKSDEEVAHAINQKLGDTPGISYSEIAARAYDCGRTELAIKLLEYEPRSGEQVPLLLKMKRSKLALSKAIESGDTDLVYTVVLHLKNELNRGTFFMTLQNQPVALSLYRQFCKHQERETLKDLYNQDDNHQELGNFHVHSSYSEKRIEGRVGALQNALDAYYKAKNEFAAKATEDQIKLLRLQRHLQEDFDKPYLDLSLHDTVSNLILDGHHKRAEQLYREFKIPDKRYWWLKISALANRGDWEEMEKFSKSKKSPIGYLPFVEISVKHHNRYEAKKYAPRVTPEQRVKAFILVGDLDQAADAAIEHKNENEMNFVLSKCTASTDAAVVEKLNRARAQLLKK from the exons atgGACTGCTACACGGCCAACTGGAACCCCCTGGGCGAGGAGGCCTTCTACCg GAAGTTCGAGCTGTACGCCATGGAGTGGAGCCTGAGGGAGGACCTGCGGGACTGCCTGGTGGCGGCCGCCCCGTACGGGGGGCCCATAG CTTTGCTGAAGAACGTCAGGAAGGAGAAGTCGCCCAGCGCCCGCCCGCTGCTGGAGATCTACTCGGCCTCGGGGCTGCTCCTGGCCAGCATCCCG TGGAAGAGCGGCCAGCTGGTGCACCTGGGCTGGACGGCCAGCGAGGACCTGCTGTGCATCCAGGAGGATGGCACCGTTCTCATCTACAACCTCTTCTGCGAGTTTAAGCGTCACTTCAGCATGGGCAAC GAGGTGCTGCAGAACCACGTGCTGGAGGCGAAGGTCTTCCACACGGAGTACGGCACCGGCGTGGCCATCCTCACTGGGGCACACCGCTTCTCCTTAACGACCAACATCGACGACCTGAAGCTGCGCAGGATGCCCGAGGTCCCAG GTCTGCAGAAACCGCCCTCCTGCTGGGCCGTGCTCTCCCAGGACAGAGTGACCATCATCTTGCTGGCGGTCGGCCAGGACCTGTACCTGCTGGACAACACGTCCTGCTCCGTGGTG ACCCCACCTGGCATGAGCCCCACTGCCGGAGCCTATCTGCGGATGGCCGTGTCCTTCAACTACCGCTGCCTGGCACTCTTCACTGACACCGGCTACATCTGGATGGGGCTCTCCACGCTGAAG GAGAAACTCTGCGAATTCAACAGCAGCATCCGATCTCCACCCAAGCAGATGGTTTG GTGCATGCGTCCCCGGAGCCGGCAGCGTGCCGTGGTGGTGGCCTGGGATCGTCAGCTCGTGGTGGCAGGGAACTCCGCGGAGTGCATCCA ATTTGTTCTGGATGAGGACTCTTACCTGGTGCCGGAGCTGGATGGAGTCCGGATCTTGTCCCGCACCTCCCACGAGTTCCTGCATGAGATCCCAG aggccagccaggagatCTTTAAGATCGCCTCCATGGCCCCAGGGGCGCTCCTGCTGGAGGCACAGAAGGAGTACGAG AAGGAGAGTCAGAAGGCAGACGAGTACCTGCGGGAGATCAAGGACCAGAAGTTGCTTCCAGAGGCAGTGAGCCAGTGCATCGAGGCAGCTGGCTACGAGCACGAGCCCGAAACCCAAAAGTCCCTGCTCAGG GCTGCCTCGTTTGGGAAGTGCTTCATTGACAAGTTCCCCTCGGAGAGCTTTGTGCGCATGTGCCAGGACCTGCGGGTGCTCAACGCCATTCGGGACTATCAGATCGGCATCCCCCTCACCTTCACCCA ATACAAGCGGCTTACCATTGAAGTCCTGCTGGACAG GCTCGTTCTGCGGCGGCTCTACCCCCTGGCTATCAGGATCTGCGAGTACCTGCGCCTCTCGGAGATCCAGGGCGTCAGCCGCATCCTGGCGCACTGGGCCTGCTACAAG GTGCAGCAGAAGGACAAGTCAGATGAGGAGGTGGCCCACGCCATCAACCAGAAGCTGGGTGACACACCAGGCATCTCGTACTCAGAAATTGCCGCCCGGGCTTACGACTGCGGCAGGACAGAGCTGGCCATCAAG CTGCTGGAGTATGAGCCACGATCTGGGGAGCAGGTCCCGCTGCTGCTGAAGATGAAGCGGAGCAAGCTGGCCCTGAGCAAAGCCATCGAGAGCGGGGACACCGACCTGG TCTACACTGTCGTGCTCCATCTGAAGAATGAACTGAATCGTGGCACTTTCTTCATGACGCTGCAGAACCAGCCGGTGGCCCTGAGCCTGTACCGCCAG ttCTGCAAGCACCAGGAGCGGGAGACGCTGAAGGACCTGTATAACCAGGATGATAATCACCAGGAACTCGGCAACTTCCACGTCCACTCCAGCTACTCAGAGAAG CGCATCGAGGGGAGAGTGGGGGCTCTGCAGAATGCCCTGGATGCGTACTACAAAGCCAAGAATGAGTTTGCTGCCAAG GCCACAGAGGATCAAATCAAGCTTTTGCGGCTCCAGCGACACCTCCAGGAGGACTTTGACAAGCCCTACCTTGACCTCTCTCTGCATGACACAGTCTCCAACCTGATCCTGGATGGCCACCACAAGCGGGCTGAGCAGCTGTACCGGGAGTTCAAGATCCCCGACAAGCG GTACTGGTGGCTGAAGATCAGTGCCCTGGCCAACCGCGGAGACTGGGAGGAAATGGAGAAGTTCTCCAAGAGCAAGAAGTCGCCCATCGGGTACCTG CCCTTCGTGGAGATCTCCGTGAAGCACCACAACCGCTACGAGGCCAAGAAGTACGCTCCCCGCGTGACCCCGGAGCAGCGCGTCAAGGCTTTCATCCTGGTGGG GGACTTGGACCAAGCGGCCGACGCTGCCATCGAGCACAAGAACGAGAACGAGATGAACTTCGTCCTGTCCAAGTGCACCGCCAGCACCGACGCGGCCGTGGTGGAGAAGCTGAACCGGGCCAGAGCCCAGCTCCTGAAGAAGTGA